The Ensifer adhaerens genome contains a region encoding:
- a CDS encoding GNAT family N-acetyltransferase: MPAVIIAQETPRQAEVLRLLELSDAYAASLYPAESNHMVDLSNLEKPEVSFFVARRGGDTVGCCALVDAGDGTAEIKRMFVDPEARGLRVGKLLLQALEVRAAQLGLVAIRLETGIYQPEAIGLYKAAGYVERPPFGGYQPDPLSLFMEKPVHVA, from the coding sequence TTGCCTGCCGTAATCATAGCCCAGGAGACGCCGCGCCAAGCTGAAGTTCTGCGTCTCCTGGAACTCTCTGACGCCTACGCCGCCTCGCTCTACCCCGCCGAGAGCAATCACATGGTCGATCTGTCGAACCTGGAAAAGCCGGAGGTATCGTTCTTCGTCGCACGGCGTGGCGGCGATACCGTCGGCTGCTGCGCCCTGGTTGATGCCGGTGACGGGACTGCGGAAATCAAGCGCATGTTCGTCGATCCCGAGGCGAGGGGGCTGAGGGTCGGCAAGTTGTTGCTGCAGGCGCTGGAGGTGCGCGCGGCGCAACTCGGACTGGTGGCAATCCGCCTCGAAACAGGCATCTATCAGCCCGAAGCGATAGGCCTTTACAAGGCGGCCGGCTACGTCGAGCGCCCGCCGTTCGGGGGGTATCAGCCGGATCCGCTGAGCCTCTTCATGGAGAAGCCCGTTCACGTTGCGTAA
- the parE gene encoding DNA topoisomerase IV subunit B, producing the protein MDDNSDLFSMPEQPKAVQPSAKPAVAAAPIAREEPRPAPKGSDGSDYDASAIEVLEGLEPVRRRPGMYIGGTDEKALHHLFAEVIDNSMDEAVAGHANFIEVHLDADGFLTVTDNGRGIPVENHPKFPGKSTLEVVMTVLHAGGKFDGKAYETSGGLHGVGVSVVNALSDALEVEVARNRKLYRQRFSRGIPQGGLEELGDVHNRRGTRVRFHPDPDIFGPHAHFEPGRLFRMARSKAYLFGGVEIRWSCDPSLLQEGSEIPDKAVFHFPGGLKDYLAATLGKEFTVTREIFAGKSEKANGHGSLEWAVTWYGGDQQVHSYCNTIPTPEGGTHEAGFRIALTKGLKNYAELKQNKRAALITTDDVMISAAGMLSVFIREPEFVGQTKDKLATVEAQRIVENALRDPFDHYLTDNPAEADKLLDWVVERAEERVRRRKEKEVNRKTAVRKLRLPGKLADCSQNTAEGAELFIVEGDSAGGSAKQARNRANQAILPLRGKILNVASAGREKLGANQQIADLIQALGCGTRSKYREEDLRYERIVVMTDADVDGAHIASLLITFFYQEMPELIRGGHLYLAVPPLYRISQGARTLYARDDAHREELMRTEFAGRGKVEIGRFKGLGEMLPAQLKETTMDPKFRTLLKVEIDDVDFEGTREAVDNLMGTKADARFRFIQERAVFADNLDI; encoded by the coding sequence ATGGACGACAACAGCGACCTCTTCTCAATGCCCGAGCAACCGAAGGCCGTACAGCCGAGCGCCAAGCCGGCCGTGGCTGCAGCCCCCATCGCGCGCGAAGAGCCGCGCCCTGCCCCGAAAGGCAGCGATGGCAGCGATTACGATGCGTCGGCGATCGAGGTGCTCGAGGGCCTTGAGCCGGTCCGTCGTCGCCCGGGCATGTATATCGGCGGCACCGACGAGAAGGCGCTGCACCATCTCTTTGCCGAAGTCATCGACAACTCGATGGACGAAGCGGTCGCCGGCCATGCGAACTTCATCGAGGTCCATCTCGACGCGGACGGGTTCCTGACAGTCACCGACAACGGCCGCGGCATCCCGGTCGAAAACCATCCGAAATTCCCCGGCAAGTCGACGCTCGAAGTCGTCATGACGGTGCTCCATGCCGGCGGCAAGTTCGATGGCAAGGCCTACGAGACCTCGGGCGGTCTGCACGGCGTCGGCGTATCCGTCGTCAACGCACTCTCCGACGCGCTCGAAGTCGAGGTCGCCCGCAATCGCAAGCTCTATCGCCAGCGCTTCTCCCGCGGTATTCCGCAGGGCGGGCTCGAGGAACTCGGCGACGTGCACAATCGCCGCGGCACGCGCGTCCGCTTCCATCCGGACCCGGATATTTTCGGACCGCACGCGCATTTCGAGCCCGGCCGGCTTTTCCGCATGGCGCGCTCGAAAGCCTATCTCTTCGGTGGCGTCGAGATCCGCTGGTCCTGCGATCCGTCATTGCTGCAGGAAGGTTCGGAGATCCCGGACAAGGCCGTCTTCCACTTCCCGGGCGGCCTGAAGGACTACCTGGCGGCGACGCTCGGCAAGGAATTCACCGTTACCCGCGAGATCTTCGCCGGCAAATCGGAGAAGGCCAACGGTCACGGTTCGCTAGAATGGGCGGTCACCTGGTATGGCGGCGACCAGCAGGTTCATTCCTACTGCAACACCATTCCGACGCCTGAGGGTGGTACACACGAGGCGGGCTTCCGCATCGCGCTGACCAAGGGACTGAAGAACTATGCCGAGCTGAAGCAGAACAAGCGTGCAGCGCTCATCACCACCGATGACGTGATGATCTCGGCCGCCGGAATGCTGTCCGTGTTCATCCGCGAACCGGAATTCGTCGGCCAGACCAAGGACAAGCTAGCGACAGTCGAAGCACAACGCATCGTCGAAAATGCGCTGCGCGATCCCTTCGACCATTACCTTACCGACAATCCGGCCGAGGCCGACAAGCTGCTCGACTGGGTGGTCGAGCGCGCCGAGGAGCGCGTGCGCCGGCGCAAGGAAAAGGAAGTCAACCGCAAGACGGCCGTGCGCAAGCTGCGCCTGCCCGGCAAGCTTGCCGACTGCTCGCAGAACACCGCTGAAGGCGCCGAACTCTTCATCGTCGAAGGGGACTCAGCAGGCGGCTCGGCGAAGCAGGCGCGCAACCGCGCCAACCAGGCGATCCTGCCCTTGCGCGGCAAGATCCTCAACGTGGCGAGCGCTGGTCGAGAAAAGCTCGGCGCCAACCAGCAGATTGCCGACCTCATCCAGGCGCTTGGCTGCGGCACCCGCAGCAAGTACCGGGAAGAGGATCTGCGCTACGAGCGCATCGTCGTCATGACCGACGCCGACGTCGACGGCGCACATATCGCCTCGCTGCTGATTACCTTCTTCTACCAGGAGATGCCCGAACTGATCCGCGGCGGTCACCTCTATCTCGCCGTGCCGCCGCTCTATCGCATCAGCCAGGGCGCAAGGACGCTCTATGCCCGCGACGACGCGCACCGCGAGGAGCTGATGCGCACCGAGTTTGCCGGTCGCGGCAAGGTCGAGATCGGCCGCTTCAAAGGTCTCGGCGAGATGCTGCCGGCGCAGCTCAAGGAAACGACGATGGATCCGAAGTTCCGCACGCTGCTCAAGGTCGAGATCGACGATGTCGATTTCGAGGGCACGCGCGAAGCGGTCGACAACCTGATGGGCACGAAGGCGGATGCCCGCTTCCGCTTCATCCAGGAGCGCGCTGTCTTTGCGGACAACCTGGACATCTGA
- a CDS encoding alpha/beta hydrolase — protein MARLAAKEGARHLAVSTVVFPFRACLFALALAIAASSAEAQTLKPYKDDLFSYAKVLDQEDGGDDLTVDYQELRDINERDEIPERRVKRAYVSLGVKNEQVNETLDIGGRALDVTRVGPDRGASFSVIFIHGRSGDRRLGANDFSFGGNFNRLKNLAVANGGVYYAPSVRSFDTAGAADIAGLVRYASERSGGRPVVLACASMGSFICWGVSRDASAVAALSGMMVMGGVSDPDFTKSAAYKAKLPMFFSHGSRDSVYPAEGQKALYRSLKAKGYPTRFVLFETGSHGTPVRMTDWRDALNWIGSR, from the coding sequence ATGGCAAGGCTTGCGGCGAAAGAGGGAGCCCGTCATTTGGCCGTGTCCACAGTTGTTTTTCCGTTTCGTGCCTGCCTGTTCGCCCTAGCCTTGGCAATTGCCGCCTCGTCGGCAGAGGCGCAGACGCTCAAGCCCTACAAGGACGATCTGTTCTCCTATGCCAAGGTGCTCGACCAGGAGGATGGTGGTGACGACCTGACGGTCGACTACCAGGAACTGCGGGATATCAACGAACGCGACGAAATCCCGGAACGCCGGGTGAAGCGCGCCTATGTGTCGCTTGGCGTGAAGAACGAGCAGGTCAATGAAACGCTCGATATCGGTGGCCGCGCGCTCGACGTGACCCGTGTCGGCCCCGATCGCGGCGCCAGCTTCTCGGTCATCTTCATCCATGGCCGCAGCGGCGACCGTCGGCTCGGTGCCAACGACTTTTCCTTCGGTGGAAACTTCAACCGGCTGAAGAACCTCGCCGTCGCCAATGGCGGCGTCTACTACGCCCCGAGCGTCCGCTCCTTCGATACGGCAGGTGCCGCCGATATCGCCGGCCTGGTTCGATACGCGTCCGAACGTTCCGGAGGCCGTCCGGTCGTGCTCGCCTGCGCCTCGATGGGAAGCTTCATCTGCTGGGGTGTCTCGCGCGACGCCTCCGCCGTCGCAGCACTCTCCGGCATGATGGTCATGGGCGGCGTCAGTGATCCGGACTTCACGAAAAGTGCCGCCTACAAGGCGAAGCTGCCGATGTTCTTCAGCCATGGAAGCCGTGACAGCGTCTATCCCGCCGAAGGCCAGAAGGCGCTCTATCGCTCTCTCAAGGCCAAGGGCTATCCGACGCGCTTCGTGCTTTTCGAAACCGGCTCGCACGGAACGCCGGTGCGCATGACCGACTGGCGCGATGCGCTGAACTGGATCGGCAGCCGCTAA
- a CDS encoding UbiA family prenyltransferase has protein sequence MDARTETRHIPLCVDLDGTLLAADTLWEGAAIILLRNPLMLFPMLVWLAKGKARLKHEVALRSGRRAEDWPYRQAVIDRLMEEKKSGRELVLVTGAAPSVANDIAAHVGMFSSVMHSTDALNLTSSNKRRALVERYGDGAFDYMGNSRDDIAVFEVARRAIVVSPDAAAERWRRNHDAERLDTGKVSALAPMKSIRVHQWAKNVLIGVPMILNHEVLHFDAIVSVIIAFFAFSFLASAVYVINDLSDLANDRRHAKKRYRPLASGQMSVPTALVLAGCLIIASVALTVLLPWKFAGVLAFYACATTAYTFVLKRKLLVDVFTLAGLYTTRIVAGAAATGTELSFWLVSFAIFFFLSLALVKRYVELHEFEDKDGGNVPGRGYLAVDFEMVGQAGVASAFTSALVLALYVHSKELQEMYTTPWALWPLCPLVLYMLLRIWMLARRGMLHEDPVVFIMRDWRSQLTMLIGALLILFGAIGPQ, from the coding sequence ATGGACGCGCGCACCGAGACACGGCACATTCCGCTGTGTGTGGATCTTGACGGCACTTTGCTGGCCGCCGACACCCTGTGGGAAGGGGCGGCGATCATCCTGCTGCGCAATCCGCTGATGCTGTTTCCGATGCTGGTCTGGCTGGCAAAAGGTAAGGCACGCCTGAAGCACGAAGTGGCCCTTAGATCCGGCCGCCGTGCGGAAGACTGGCCTTATCGGCAGGCCGTCATCGACCGGCTCATGGAGGAAAAGAAGAGCGGGCGAGAACTCGTGCTCGTGACCGGCGCAGCACCGTCCGTTGCAAACGACATTGCCGCCCATGTCGGCATGTTCTCCTCGGTCATGCATTCGACCGACGCGCTCAACCTGACGAGCAGCAACAAGCGCCGGGCGCTGGTAGAGCGGTACGGCGACGGCGCCTTCGACTACATGGGCAACAGCCGTGACGATATCGCCGTCTTTGAGGTGGCACGCCGCGCGATCGTGGTCTCGCCCGATGCGGCCGCGGAAAGATGGCGTCGCAACCATGATGCCGAACGGCTCGATACCGGCAAGGTCAGCGCGCTTGCGCCGATGAAGTCGATCCGCGTGCATCAATGGGCGAAGAACGTGCTCATCGGCGTGCCGATGATCCTCAACCACGAGGTACTGCACTTCGATGCGATCGTCAGCGTCATCATCGCCTTCTTTGCCTTCAGCTTCCTCGCATCCGCCGTCTACGTCATCAACGATCTTTCGGACCTTGCCAACGATCGCCGCCATGCGAAGAAACGTTACCGGCCGCTCGCGAGCGGCCAGATGTCCGTGCCGACAGCGCTGGTGCTTGCAGGCTGCCTCATCATCGCGTCCGTGGCGCTGACCGTTCTGTTGCCCTGGAAGTTTGCCGGGGTGCTCGCCTTCTACGCCTGCGCGACGACGGCCTATACCTTCGTGCTGAAGCGCAAGCTGCTCGTCGACGTGTTCACGCTCGCCGGCCTCTACACCACACGCATCGTCGCTGGCGCGGCCGCGACCGGCACGGAACTGTCCTTCTGGCTGGTGTCCTTTGCGATCTTCTTCTTCCTGAGCCTCGCGCTGGTGAAGCGTTACGTCGAGCTGCACGAATTCGAGGACAAGGACGGCGGCAACGTGCCGGGGCGTGGCTATCTCGCTGTCGACTTCGAGATGGTCGGCCAGGCCGGCGTTGCCTCCGCCTTCACCTCGGCCCTGGTTCTGGCGCTCTACGTGCACAGCAAGGAACTGCAGGAGATGTACACCACGCCCTGGGCGTTGTGGCCGCTCTGCCCGCTGGTGCTCTATATGTTGCTGCGCATTTGGATGCTTGCGCGCCGCGGCATGCTGCATGAGGATCCGGTCGTCTTCATCATGCGCGACTGGCGCAGCCAACTGACCATGCTGATCGGCGCGCTGCTGATCCTATTTGGAGCCATCGGGCCGCAATGA